Part of the Paenibacillus sp. FSL R7-0273 genome is shown below.
GTTAAAGGGCTTGGTCATGTAATCATCCGCACCTGTTGTAAGGCCCGTAATTTTATCAATATCTTCTTCTTTGGCAGACAGCATGATAATTGGCGTGTCAGAGATTTCTCTTATTTTCAGGCAGGCCGTAATTCCGTCCATCCGGGGCATCATCACATCGAGAATGACCAGCCCAACAGGTGAAGCCTGTATAACCTGCAGAGCCTCCTCACCGTCAGACGCTTCAATAACACGGTATCCTTCATTGCGTAAATAAACGTGGATAATATCACGGATTTCGGATTCGTCATCCACAACAAGAATGGTATTCATCTGCAGTTGCCCTCACTTTAATGATATTGGTAGCTTATTATACATCAGATTGTTATCTTTTTCCGGCAGACGTACACAAACGCAGGGGGGAGATTCAAAGGCACTAATTTAATGTCCTCAATAATAAAGTGTTCCGAGAGCTGTTTCTTCATCTGAAGGGAGTATTGAAAGGCAATAAACATCCCGCCCGGCTTGAGTGCATGAACAATCTGGTCCATCAAAGTATCCCTTAGCCCGCGTTCAAAGTTGAAAAAAGGCAGGCCGCTGAAAATACAGTCCAGATGGCGGGTGTCTTTTTGATGAATGGTATTCACTAAACGGGCTGCATTAGCGTGACAAGAGAACCCGGGATAATCCAGCCGCAATCTTGTCCTCATCAAATGGTCCATTTCAAATAAAAAGACCTTCGTATCCGGGTTCACATTAGATTGAATGTAACGGGTAATAGGTCCTGTTCCGGATCCGAGCTCTGCAACGGCTCTTATTTCACTCCAGTTCACCTGCTTGACCATCTTTTGGGCCAGATAACGTGAGCTCGGTGCAACACTCCCCACATTCCTCGGACTCTTCAGGAACCTCTCTAAAAACAATAGATGCTGATTCATTCATTATTCCCCCGTAATTCAAAATTAGATATGAGAGCCGTAGAGCTGATGTAGTCATCTTAGTGAACAGAACTGAAGAAATTACGGGGAGAATTCTGAAGATATTCTGAAGGATGATCTAAAGTGGACAAAAAAAAGCCCGGGGAGCAGTACGGCTTAGTCACTGGATACTCCTCAGGCTTCTTTTATATACGGGACTGGTTTTGTCTGTATTTATGGGGGATTACTCCTGTTAAGGCTTTGAATACGCGGTGAAAATTGGTCTTGAAGGGCGGAATGATCGCCCATGCATTAATGGGAGACCCCAATGCCTCCATATCGACTCCGCAGCCCTATATGTACAGACCGATGTTCGGCAGCTACGGCCAGGCGAGAGCTGCGACAAGTGCGACCTTTGTGTCACAAGCCTCACTTGATTTCGGAATGCTGGATAAGCTGCATTTGACGAAAATGCTGAAGCCCGTTCTGGGATGCCGGACGGTTACCAAAAAATCCTTGATCCACAATGGCGAAACCCCGGAGATTTGGTTTGACCCGCGCAGCTATTCCGTCTCTGTTAACGGTGAGGCACTCCAATGTAAGCCGGTAGACACCGTTCCGATGTCACAGCTGTATTTTCTGACTTGAGTTTGATCTTCATCAATCCCCATAGCACGATTCAATTTCTTGAGGCAAATAACACGAACACAGCCCGATCTGATGTCCTCCAGATCGGGCTGTGTGTTGAGGCTAAACCCGGCTATGGCCGGTACTTAAGCCTGATATGTATTAGGATCGGTTACCCGGCGCGATCTTTGCGACGCAGTTACCATAAGCAGAATACCTGTAATCAAATGCAGAACCCATCCTACAAAAGGTATCCAAGCGAGAAGCGAAGTGATAATCCCAAGCACAGAACCATAATACGCTTCTTTGTTCTTAGATGACAGGATAAGAGTCACCAAATGGAGGATAAAGGTTAATCCCAATACAGTGTACCAGCTTCCCATAACAATTGCAGCACCGAGAATCGGAATGGCCAAAATAATCTCGAATGCCCCTGTGATCCATTTTAAAGTTCTTGAACTAGTCACCAATATGCCCCCCAGTAATTAATTTCTTTAAGATTATATAATATAATTCCATAGTTGGAAATACATTTTTTTGCAAAAAAATCGTTAATTTCTTGTTGGAGTTAAACTATTCTGTTACATAGGTTATGTAGCATTTTGGAACAGCTTATTCACTAATGAACAAGGAAGATTTGTATTTTTATGGGTGAGCGAGGGTGAAGTAGATCGGTTTGCAGGAAGTGACACTTTCAGAGGTTCAACCAGTTTTGGACAGGTAGGTTCACCGCAAACCATTTATAAATACAATTAAGTATTAACTGGTTTCGTTTTGTTTGTAGACCTCGCGAGCAAGCCATTCCAATAGAAATAAAACGGGAACCTGTGTAGTGATGTTAGATGTTTCATAAATTTCTTCAGTAACATAATAAGGAATATTAATATCTGAAATTTTAGCAATAGTTGATTGACGATTATTGGTTATACTAATTATTTTGCTTTTCCCTTCCTTTATTTGCTTTAGATGGCTGATAGTAAACGGGTTCTCACCTGACGCCGAGAGTGCAATGGTGATACTATTTTCTCTTACTCTGGCATGCACACGAAATTCAGGATCTTTAATATACATCGAAAAAATACCGAGACTCGAAAAATATCTTGCACCATACTCCGCTAAAATACCTGAACTACCCACACCAATAAAGATGACATAGCTAGCTTTAGATAACAGTTGAGTTGCTTTTTGGATTTTATTCTGCCATTCCGGACTTTGTGATCGTTCAAAGAATTCATAGATTGAATGGTGAGGGCTTTTTAATACAAGCTTTTTATTTTGAGTTAGATGCAATTTTATTTTCACTTTGAATTCAGAGAAACCTTCGCATTGATTTTTTCGGCAAAAACGAAGAATCGTCGCTGTTGAAACATGCGTTTCATCCGCTAATTCTCGAATACGCATGTAGGCAACCTTCTCCAGGTTTTGGGATATATAATTATAAATTGATAATTCCAAGTCATTAAATGAGGAAATTTGTTCGTTCGAGAACATGGGCATCAGTCCTTTTTCGTAGGTAGGCATTAATCGTTTTTTATTATACACACTTTATGATTATTATAAAACACAGTGTTTCTTAGGTGTAACAAATATCAATCCTTGTTACTACCGACAGAATCAGAAAATCTATATATTTTCTCTGACCATAGGATTAACATTGAACTAAAGACACTACTACAAATTAGTTAAGGAGTGAGTTTAATGAAACATTGGGTTAGAGAATTATTAGTACAACGGCTGGTTCAATTGATTGAATATGAGCAGAATGACGAATTCAGAGAACTTTACAGGCTTTGTCTTAATAGAATTACTGCATAAGCAATTAGGAGGAGGGTGTCCTGAGTAATCAGGAAAATGATTTGATGGATAAATATGTCGCATAACAACGAGAATTAGACTTTTATAGGAGAAGGGAAAGGCTATAGGATTATTCTTCCAGATCGATACTAAGTAAATAGAAAAACTGTAGTCAAATGAACTAATAAAATTTATTTCATTAGCGCACCTTCAACTTTAAGGGACAGGAATTCTTTGGTTTTCATCTCTATGGAACCGATTAGACGATCAAAACCGCATGAAATCAGTTGAGAACAAACGCGATTACTATCGCAGCCATCAAATAAGCCGCTCCTTTTTTGGGGATCGGTTTATTTTTTTTTATCACTGACAGCTGCACTTCAACCTGTTAATTTATTTAATAATGAGGCCAGGAAAGATAAAGCCACATTCGGCGGGAGGAGATCCGGCAATGACATGGACAGACAACGAGCCCTTGACCTATTCTTTATACGGCAGCGGCGGCAAAACCAAGCCATATTATACAGAGGTGGCCAGGTTTACCGACGAAGTACTCAACAGCTTGCTAAAGGAAAAGGAAATCATTGAACAAATGGGCGATTATGCCCGGGATAAAAAGCTGGAATCGTATTCCTCCTCTATATATGGTCTGGAATTTCTTATGATCGGCGTATTGTGGCGGGTCTATGGACATAACGCGGGAGCGGGAAGCGTGTATGCAGGCAAATTGCTGTCTTCCTTATACAGCCTGAGAAGCCGGAATGTACGGTGGCGGCGGCCGGTAGACCGTGTTAAGGGAATTGCTGGGACGCTGGTTCTGTCGCGGAACCCCGGCGGGTGCGGCAAGCTCGATACGGTATCATTCTCCAGGCTGACCGGGTGGCTGCAGGCAAGCGGAGAGTTCAGGGAGGAGTGCATACGGCTTGAACACTGGAGTGATTTATTTCAAGGCTTGCCCAAAGCCGCCGCAGCCGAATATTTGTCACGCGCCGTTCGTCTGGCTGCCTGGTTTGACAGGCGGAGTCTTGAGGTGCTTGGCTGCTACACACCCAACGTGGAGCGGTATATTGAACATAACGGCCCGAGACTAAGGTGGAGGGAGAACCGGATTTTTTGCAGCAGGGAGCGGGTTGAATACCATCTGAACATGGTTGGCGCGGAAATCATGAACCGTGAGTTTCGCGGAGCCTTTATGGCCGCCCAGGATAAGAGCATCTTTCTGCCTGTATGCATGCGCAAAAAACAGGGCAATGCCTGCAAGGCTGTGCCGGAAGGCGCAGGTTACAGATGCCGGAGCTGTACCCGGGATTGCCGGGTGCACATCATTACGGCGCTCTCTCGCAAGTATGACGCAAAGGTACTTATTATTCCCCATGCTTCAACAGCATTTGGCAAGGAGAAAGCATCCGAAGGGGACAAAGGAATTATCGGGATCGCTTGTGTACTGAATCTGATTTCAGGGGGCTATCAGGCCAGACGCATGGGCTATCAGCCCCAATGCGTATTGCTGAACCAGTCAGGCTGCGTCCAGCATTGGCATCCGGACAGCGGACTGGAAACGGCAATTGACCTCGACCGGCTTGAGCAGATATTAAACGGGTCTTGGCATTATTAAATCGATGACCTGGCATAATCAGACTTTTCTTATTTGTAAAGCACGTTCAATCTGATTGTAAACCAGGTTTAAAATTGGAAATCAGGCAGTACGCTTTCGAATTCGAAGGCGTACTGTTTTTTTGCATTAAGAGCTATAATGGAAGATTCGGCTATGTTGAAAGATAAGATTTCATGGAAAGATAGGCGTCAAAAGGTGACATAATACTACTTTAGAAGGGTAAAAATATCAATTCCTACTATATTTGTAGCTTTTTAATTTTTTCAATTTTGTGAATATTACATAATTAACCATGGAAATTAAGAGATTATATTAAAATTACGTAACAAATTTAATAGAAACACTATAATATAGACATTAACCTAGATATAAGGTCTAAAAGACTATATTTTCTATTAATTCCAGACAAGTTGAAGGGACGATCCGATGAAAGCTCTAATGATAGGAAATGAAGCAATTGCCAGAGGCGCTTATGAAGCGAATTGTAAAATCATTTCGTCCTATCCGGGAACACCGAGCACGGAAATTGTCGAGAGCATCAGCATGTATGAAGGAGTATACGCGGAATGGGCTCCGAATGAGAAGGTCGCTCTGGAAGTTGCTGCTGGCGCCTGCATCGCCGGTCTGCGCAGCCTGACTACCATGAAGCATGTCGGACTCAATGTGGCGGCTGACCCGCTGTTTAACATGACCTACGAAGGTGTCAATGCCGGCATGGTCATTATTTCAGCGGATGATCCGGGTATCCACTCCTCACAGAACGAACAGG
Proteins encoded:
- a CDS encoding class I SAM-dependent methyltransferase; amino-acid sequence: MNQHLLFLERFLKSPRNVGSVAPSSRYLAQKMVKQVNWSEIRAVAELGSGTGPITRYIQSNVNPDTKVFLFEMDHLMRTRLRLDYPGFSCHANAARLVNTIHQKDTRHLDCIFSGLPFFNFERGLRDTLMDQIVHALKPGGMFIAFQYSLQMKKQLSEHFIIEDIKLVPLNLPPAFVYVCRKKITI
- a CDS encoding MurR/RpiR family transcriptional regulator, which gives rise to MFSNEQISSFNDLELSIYNYISQNLEKVAYMRIRELADETHVSTATILRFCRKNQCEGFSEFKVKIKLHLTQNKKLVLKSPHHSIYEFFERSQSPEWQNKIQKATQLLSKASYVIFIGVGSSGILAEYGARYFSSLGIFSMYIKDPEFRVHARVRENSITIALSASGENPFTISHLKQIKEGKSKIISITNNRQSTIAKISDINIPYYVTEEIYETSNITTQVPVLFLLEWLAREVYKQNETS
- a CDS encoding DUF116 domain-containing protein, with the protein product MTWTDNEPLTYSLYGSGGKTKPYYTEVARFTDEVLNSLLKEKEIIEQMGDYARDKKLESYSSSIYGLEFLMIGVLWRVYGHNAGAGSVYAGKLLSSLYSLRSRNVRWRRPVDRVKGIAGTLVLSRNPGGCGKLDTVSFSRLTGWLQASGEFREECIRLEHWSDLFQGLPKAAAAEYLSRAVRLAAWFDRRSLEVLGCYTPNVERYIEHNGPRLRWRENRIFCSRERVEYHLNMVGAEIMNREFRGAFMAAQDKSIFLPVCMRKKQGNACKAVPEGAGYRCRSCTRDCRVHIITALSRKYDAKVLIIPHASTAFGKEKASEGDKGIIGIACVLNLISGGYQARRMGYQPQCVLLNQSGCVQHWHPDSGLETAIDLDRLEQILNGSWHY